ATTGTTTATAAATGGAGAGCTTAGACAGTCTGGAGATGTGTCTAATATGATATACAAACCACAACAGATAGTTAAAGAGATAAAAAAATACTTCAGCCTGTATGATGGAGATATCCTTATGTGTGGTACTCCGGAAGGTGTTGGACAGTTTGAGAAAGGGGATATATTTGAAGGAAAAATATACATAAATGACGGTTTAGCCGTACAAGAAAAATGGACAGTAAGATAATAACAGCAGACGGAACAGAGACATTTATAAATCAGGAGTACAATGAAGCCTACCACAGCACAAAGGCAGGTGCGTATACAGAAAGTCTTCTGAAGTTTGTTCTTCCCTGCAAAATAGATAAACTTTCAAAAGAAAAGGAAAAACTTGATATATTAGATGTAGGCTTTGGTCTGGGATACAATGTGGCAGTATGTGTAAAAGTAGCTAAAGAAAATAATCCTGATGTATTTCTGAATATCTTTTCCATAGAAAAAGATACCTCTGTTTTTGAAAAGATAAGACAGCTAAATATACCTGACGAATTGAAGGAGATATACAGAGATATCTTAAAGGGAAAATTTGAAAACAGCAGATACATAGCTGAATCTAACTCTTTCAGACTTGAGATAGTATTTGATGATGCAAGAAAAGTACTCAAGAAGATAAACAAAAAATTTGATGCTGTTTTTTACGATGCATTTTCCCCCAAGGTAAACACAGAGATGTGGACTGTCGAAATATTCAGAGTAGTAAAAGATCTGATGAAAGAAGAAGCTGTGCTCTCAACATACAGCGCATCTCTTGCGGTAAGGAAAGGTCTTTTAGAAGCAGGTTTCAAGATAGGACTTGTTGAACCTGTAGGGAGAAAAAGCTACTCAACAGTTGCAACAATAAAAGGAGACATACCTCCTTTAACAGAAAAGGAAAAAACTAGGATAGAAAAATCTCCTTACGCTGTACCTTACAGAGATAATGAACATCTTAATCTTCCGAGAGAAGTAATCAAAGAAAACTGGAAATCTATTGTGAATCAAAAACTTAGAAAATCCTAAAATTCCATATTCAAAACGATTAAACTTTACAAAATTAATCACGATAATTATTACTG
This genomic stretch from Persephonella hydrogeniphila harbors:
- a CDS encoding tRNA (5-methylaminomethyl-2-thiouridine)(34)-methyltransferase MnmD encodes the protein MDSKIITADGTETFINQEYNEAYHSTKAGAYTESLLKFVLPCKIDKLSKEKEKLDILDVGFGLGYNVAVCVKVAKENNPDVFLNIFSIEKDTSVFEKIRQLNIPDELKEIYRDILKGKFENSRYIAESNSFRLEIVFDDARKVLKKINKKFDAVFYDAFSPKVNTEMWTVEIFRVVKDLMKEEAVLSTYSASLAVRKGLLEAGFKIGLVEPVGRKSYSTVATIKGDIPPLTEKEKTRIEKSPYAVPYRDNEHLNLPREVIKENWKSIVNQKLRKS